A single genomic interval of Tenuifilum sp. 4138str harbors:
- the ruvA gene encoding Holliday junction branch migration protein RuvA, which produces MYEYIQGSLAELTPTHAIVDAGGVGYFVNISLQTYSQLEGKTQVKLWLHQIIREDAHLLYGFTDVREREIFRLLISVSGVGASTARLILSSLTTDEIQAAITTENVNLIKQVKGIGLKTAQRIVVDLKDKVSIGEATVSQILSTSNNTLKSEALSALVMLGFARSAADKVIDQVLKEMGQMPVEALIKHALKRL; this is translated from the coding sequence ATGTACGAGTACATTCAGGGTTCACTTGCCGAGCTAACACCAACCCATGCAATTGTTGATGCTGGTGGAGTTGGGTATTTTGTAAATATTTCGTTACAAACATACTCTCAGCTGGAGGGTAAAACACAGGTTAAGCTTTGGCTTCATCAAATTATCCGCGAGGATGCTCATTTGCTCTACGGTTTCACCGATGTACGCGAAAGGGAGATTTTCCGATTGCTTATTTCAGTTTCTGGAGTTGGTGCTAGTACGGCAAGGCTTATTCTTTCGTCGCTTACTACCGATGAGATTCAGGCAGCCATTACCACGGAAAATGTTAACCTCATAAAACAGGTTAAGGGAATTGGCCTTAAAACGGCACAACGCATAGTTGTTGATCTTAAGGATAAGGTTTCCATAGGGGAGGCTACGGTATCACAAATTTTATCAACATCAAACAATACTTTGAAGAGCGAAGCGTTATCTGCATTGGTGATGCTTGGGTTTGCCCGTTCAGCTGCCGATAAGGTAATTGACCAGGTTCTGAAGGAAATGGGGCAGATGCCAGTTGAAGCGCTCATTAAGCATGCGCTCAAACGCTTGTAG
- a CDS encoding thioredoxin family protein → MRKLTAFIPVLLVAAFALGACNGTAAKQNEGEPVTASKPAKEKYAIDITRDFFLTKILDYTKGQENMKYLGDKPAIVDFWASWCGPCRIAGPILEELAKEYDGKIYVYKVNTQNEQQISAELGIQSIPTFIFFPMDGKPFATSGIAQTPEETKKMFKEIIEKELLKKK, encoded by the coding sequence ATGAGAAAACTTACTGCTTTTATCCCGGTTCTTTTGGTTGCAGCCTTTGCGCTAGGAGCATGCAACGGTACCGCCGCCAAGCAAAACGAAGGTGAACCCGTTACTGCATCAAAACCAGCTAAAGAGAAATATGCCATTGATATTACCCGTGACTTTTTCCTGACCAAAATTTTGGATTACACCAAGGGACAGGAAAATATGAAATACCTTGGCGATAAGCCTGCCATTGTCGACTTCTGGGCAAGCTGGTGCGGCCCTTGCCGTATTGCGGGTCCAATCCTGGAGGAATTGGCTAAGGAGTATGATGGCAAAATTTATGTTTACAAGGTGAACACCCAAAACGAGCAGCAGATCTCTGCTGAACTTGGTATACAGAGCATACCAACATTTATATTCTTTCCCATGGACGGAAAGCCCTTTGCTACATCAGGCATAGCTCAAACCCCTGAGGAAACTAAAAAAATGTTCAAGGAGATTATTGAGAAAGAACTACTCAAGAAAAAGTAA
- a CDS encoding CofH family radical SAM protein, giving the protein MQVKDILKKAINLESLTLEEGLYIYTQASTPDLMYVANELRKIHVPGQKVTWQIDRNVNITNVCISGCKFCNFHCGLQSDSAFITSIAEYKVKIEELERYGGDQLLLQGGLHPRLGIEFYSSLFKELKSMFPNIKLHALGPPEIAFIAKKEGMTYRQVLEELVEAGLDSLPGAGAEILVDRVRKQISPGKPDSQAWLDVMAQAHQMGLVTSATMMIGHVETMEERVEHLIKLRNLQAQKPADAPGFLNFIVWTFQDEGTKLQREGVLNTVNTEEYVRTIALCRIMLNNIPNIQASWLTVGIDTAQLCLHAGANDFGSIMIEENVVSSAGAKYKMDAYGIQKAIVDAGFEPQLRNQRYEYIVLPDCEFSRIYSIEELKQNASPLL; this is encoded by the coding sequence ATGCAAGTTAAAGATATTTTAAAAAAGGCAATAAACCTTGAATCCCTCACCTTGGAAGAGGGCCTTTATATTTACACACAGGCATCAACGCCCGATTTGATGTATGTTGCAAACGAACTTCGCAAAATTCATGTTCCAGGCCAAAAGGTTACCTGGCAGATTGACCGCAACGTAAACATCACAAACGTATGTATATCGGGATGCAAGTTTTGCAACTTCCACTGTGGGCTTCAGTCCGATAGCGCCTTTATCACTTCAATTGCAGAGTATAAAGTAAAGATTGAAGAGCTTGAGCGCTACGGAGGCGACCAGCTTCTACTACAGGGTGGACTTCATCCCAGGCTTGGCATTGAATTTTATAGTAGCCTGTTCAAGGAGCTAAAGTCAATGTTTCCCAACATCAAACTTCATGCCCTAGGGCCTCCTGAAATTGCCTTTATAGCTAAAAAAGAAGGTATGACCTACAGGCAAGTTCTTGAAGAACTTGTGGAGGCAGGCCTCGATAGTTTACCCGGTGCTGGTGCCGAAATTCTTGTAGACAGGGTACGAAAGCAAATATCGCCGGGCAAACCCGACAGCCAGGCCTGGCTCGATGTTATGGCTCAAGCGCACCAAATGGGGCTTGTTACCTCTGCTACCATGATGATTGGGCATGTTGAAACCATGGAGGAGCGTGTTGAGCATTTGATTAAGCTCCGTAACCTACAAGCGCAAAAGCCTGCCGACGCCCCCGGATTTCTGAACTTTATTGTATGGACCTTTCAGGATGAGGGCACCAAGTTGCAGCGCGAGGGCGTGCTAAATACGGTAAACACTGAGGAATATGTTAGGACTATAGCCCTATGCAGGATCATGTTGAATAACATTCCGAACATACAGGCATCGTGGCTTACGGTGGGTATCGATACCGCTCAGCTGTGCTTGCATGCCGGGGCTAACGATTTTGGCTCAATAATGATTGAGGAGAATGTTGTATCATCGGCTGGAGCCAAGTACAAGATGGATGCCTATGGTATTCAGAAAGCCATTGTTGATGCTGGGTTTGAACCTCAACTCCGCAACCAACGTTACGAATACATAGTACTCCCCGACTGTGAGTTTAGCCGCATTTACAGCATTGAGGAGTTAAAACAAAACGCCAGCCCACTGCTCTAA
- the pdxA gene encoding 4-hydroxythreonine-4-phosphate dehydrogenase PdxA has translation MSNEKIRVGITQGDINGIGYEVIIKTLMDPRMDEMCTSIVYGSPKVAAYHRKALNIENFSFNQIKDASEANPKRPNIVNCMDENVRVELGKSTEYGGQGALLALQAAIADLKAGKIDVLVTAPINKANIQSQSFSFPGHTEFLANEFGVKSALMLMVSDTMKVGVVTGHIPIADVPKNITVDAILNKLRLLNETLIKDFAIRRPRIAVLGLNPHAGDSGVIGNEEETIILPAIKQANEEGIVAMGPYPADGFFGSDRFTRFDAILAMYHDQGLSPFKVINFDTGVNYTAGLPIVRTSPDHGTAYDLAGHNLANPNSFRQAVYLAIDIFRNRQLHKELTSNPLQSVDPETA, from the coding sequence ATGAGTAATGAAAAGATTAGGGTAGGAATCACACAGGGTGATATTAACGGAATAGGCTATGAGGTAATTATTAAAACATTGATGGACCCTCGTATGGACGAGATGTGCACATCAATTGTTTACGGATCGCCCAAGGTTGCTGCCTATCATCGCAAAGCGTTGAACATTGAAAACTTCAGCTTTAACCAAATAAAGGATGCCTCAGAGGCAAACCCCAAACGCCCCAATATTGTAAACTGCATGGACGAAAACGTTCGGGTGGAGTTGGGTAAATCAACTGAGTATGGCGGACAGGGTGCGTTGCTAGCATTACAGGCTGCTATAGCCGACTTAAAAGCTGGTAAAATTGACGTACTGGTTACCGCACCCATCAATAAGGCTAACATACAAAGTCAAAGCTTTAGCTTTCCGGGGCATACCGAGTTCTTGGCCAATGAGTTTGGTGTTAAAAGCGCGCTAATGCTCATGGTAAGCGATACCATGAAGGTAGGTGTTGTTACGGGTCATATCCCAATTGCTGATGTTCCAAAAAATATTACTGTTGATGCCATACTCAACAAGCTACGCTTGCTTAACGAGACACTAATTAAGGATTTTGCAATCCGCCGGCCTCGTATTGCTGTACTTGGCCTGAATCCCCATGCTGGCGATAGCGGTGTTATTGGCAACGAGGAGGAAACAATTATACTACCAGCAATAAAGCAGGCCAACGAGGAGGGAATAGTAGCCATGGGACCCTATCCGGCCGATGGTTTCTTTGGCTCCGATAGGTTCACCCGTTTCGATGCAATTCTGGCCATGTACCACGATCAAGGCTTATCGCCTTTTAAGGTGATAAACTTCGATACAGGAGTAAACTATACTGCTGGTTTACCCATTGTTCGCACCTCGCCCGATCATGGAACGGCATACGATTTGGCCGGACATAACCTGGCTAACCCGAACTCATTCCGCCAGGCGGTTTACCTTGCCATTGATATTTTCCGTAACCGACAGCTGCATAAGGAGCTTACCTCAAACCCGTTGCAGTCAGTTGACCCAGAAACGGCATAA
- a CDS encoding 4Fe-4S binding protein — protein MSTIVVDEARCPQNHPCPVVRYCPTGAIKQRSWNSAPEIDKENCKNCGLCVRICGYGAFTFADNGR, from the coding sequence ATGAGCACTATAGTTGTTGATGAAGCACGATGCCCGCAGAACCATCCTTGTCCGGTGGTTCGTTACTGCCCAACAGGTGCAATTAAACAGCGTAGCTGGAATAGCGCACCAGAGATTGATAAGGAAAACTGCAAGAATTGCGGTTTGTGCGTTAGGATTTGTGGGTACGGTGCATTTACCTTTGCCGATAATGGCAGGTAG